The Cannabis sativa cultivar Pink pepper isolate KNU-18-1 chromosome 8, ASM2916894v1, whole genome shotgun sequence genomic interval AAACAGTTGTTTGGAAGCCACAATACGGTGGTCCCAATGGCTCCCTACCCTTGCATCCATGTTTCATATCCATAGCTGATTTGTTCAGTATTTGCCCTTACCATATAAATTTGAATGGCTATAAGATTCTTTCCACCTtcttcatattttattatttaagaaatTATCCTATTCCTACTTCTCATGACATAATCTTCCTTCGCGGCTTGAAAAGAAGTCTAACTCGCAAAGAAGAAGGCTTTTGCCACTTTCACCAATTTAGCCCATATATCGAGAACATTACCAAAAGTAACTGTGACCTTTACCATCAAGAGTACTTCTATATCCCTGTTCTTCCATAGAGACACATTACATTTCAAAAAGTTAGCTCTTTCAAAAGACATGCTCCTCTAATTGACATGAAGAGGAGAGCTAGTGCCATGTTGTTTGAGATTGATGCTTGGGAGAGAGATCGATGATCTCTTTTTAGTACTAAAATTTTTTGGAAGGTTGGGTTGATCATGTCATGCTAGCATGTGTATGATGACACTGGCTTCGCTGATGAATCTTGGACAATGCCACTAAAGCAGGATGATGAAACTGCTTAGAATGCAATTGTCATCTTATCTTAGACAATGTCGAAAGAAGTGTCTTCAGTTCAAAATGACACAGAATATTCAAGGAGAATATATGTGTTCTTAGACCAAGATGATGGAGAAATTACCTCCACTCAAACTGCTTCAGAGAAGGATGGGGAATCAGTAGGTGGCTGATGCTCCATGCTATTCAGATAACTTGTTGTTTCATTTctcttttattgtattttttggtttttattGTCCATATCAGAGTTATAAAAGTGGAAGCAGATTtgataaaaatagtttttatcAAATATGAACCATGAGCCAAAAAATCCCaccataatatatatagattaaatttaactaatgaaaagaaaataataccTCTTGAAGCCTATCATAGTATTCTTGCTATCTTTTGTGACAAGATCAGAATCAAGTCGTGGTAAGAGTACATTGAGAGGAAGATATGATGATAGAAGAGACATCAATCTCGCTCATTCATGCCCATAGATCAGAGGGAAGTGGTGTGCTACTATTGTCACAAAAAAGGACATGGTAGGCGGAATTATAAAGTGTTGACCAAGCATCTTAAAACAATATTGAGGAATCAAGAATGCAAAGACACATCAAATTtcacaaattaatatttttagtgaAAGCTTTGAAAGTGACTCTTATGTTCTCTCTATCATAGCtgatgaattttttattttttgactaTTGGATTCTTTATTCTCGTTGTTCGTTCCACATGTGCCCATATAAGGAGTGCTTTGGCACTTATAAGAAAGATAATGTGTTGATGGGAAATGATTCTAGCTCTAAAATTGTATGTTTGATAGTGTTGTGAGAACACTGACTGATGTGAGACATGTTCAAACATTAAAGAGGAAATTAATCTCTTTGAGAGTTATGGATACTTGTGGTTATgactattttacaaaatatggtGAAATAACCATAAAAAAGGTGGCTTGGTAGTTGTGAAGGGTAAGAAAGAGCGAGATTTGTATAAATTAGTCGAGAAGACTATTTTAGGTTGAACTGTGTGAAGGTGGAGTCATTTCACTAAAGACATTCAGTTAGAGTGATGGAATGCGGCAAGGTGGAGAAAAGTCCAATTTCATTTAAAGGTTGTTTGAAGAAAGAAGACATCAATTAAAAATCGAAGAATGTGAAGACAAGTGCTGAAGTGAAGTTCAATGAGAGTATGAACTCGATTGTTTGAGTTGTGAGTTTAGAGAATTTTATTCAATGTCGAGATTGTTGGAGTttgacataatttttttatttatttatctatatattgCAATTTCTTTTAGGGTAATTATTAATTGTGAGAAATGAGTCTTCACAACTAAATTTAGAGTGTCTTAGTGGCCAATTTTTAGAGTGTCTTGGTGCCTAAATTTTGTAACTTTAAAAATATGTACTTTTGTGTGTAAGAGAGTAGGTGTGTGGAGAAAAAGAGTGTGAGTTGTAAAAATAGAAGTGAGTGTGAGTTTGTTGTGTAGTAAGACTGAGGAAGAAGCAAATTGTGTATTGAGATTTGAGTGGAGATTGAGATAGTGAGTGTATATATTTTTGATTTATAAGTGAAATATCTTTTTCTTTGTGggtttggtaattttactaaatagaataaattaatttgcttcgcttctttattattttattgtgcttgaagtttattattattattattatttttttttttgtttcattaGTTTATTCTTACTTCTTTCATTTCTCAAAAGTCAAAAATCTCAATAGTCAAATTGAAAAGAAGTAATTTTTGAGTCATTAACAATGAATCAGCATAGAGTAGGAacaatatcttattttattacTTGTGTACTAAATTTTTAGAACAAAGCCAACCAAAGTTGAATAACAACTTTACTAATTACAACTGTTAGTTGTACACTCTCAACGCTAAACTAGCTGATGCGGGCATGTCTTTATTTGGATTACACCACATTAAATTTACTCTTTCAGTGCTCAATAAATTATAGACTGATCTCATTTGTATGCTAGAGTAAAGATTTATTTGTATCGGAGTTTAAGATACATAAAATATGAATTTGTTACAGTAGCTGATAAGCAAGAAACAATCTAGaactaaataataaaactaacttAACTATCAACGGTATCAACTAACTCTTAATTATTGTATCTACCAGTATTCCAACTTTAAAGATGTTGAGAAAACAGAGTAGAGTAGATACGAACTTGTTGGCTGTATTAATTTTGAGATCCAATTGAACTTGTGACCTGTATTTTTTAGAGATCCAATTGAACTTGTGAGCTATACTCTGATAAAAATAAGTTATTTATACAAAGACGCACTAGGTATAAACTTGAGGAGgtgtaattttgattttttttttttgttttaaaataatatggtaggtaaaagttttttttttgttgggatttgaactaaacataataaataagttaagtTATCAATATTTGTCAGCTTCACTTATGTATTCACTAGAGTTTATTATTAGCAGAGTTTTAATCTTTATAGCCATTTTTCTCTATCAAATAAAACAGATCGAAACGTATACGAAATATACCGACCTCGTTATACTTTTAATCAAATCCATGCATTAATATTGAAAGAATAAGACGCGACTATATGCAGACAGACTTATATAATCACTCTTATCACACGTACGTAAAATCATTCAtagaacaaacaaaacaaaaagtgaAACATCAATTCtctctcaaaaagaaaaaaagtgaaAAGAGAACACACGAAACTCACCTCGATGATATATAACAAAATGAAAAGAGACAGTTCATAAAaaacaatttatttaatttgtagCATTAAACAGTAATAGCCATGCATTGCTACTCAAAACGTGCTTTAAAATCCCATATTGCAAATATAAGACAGCACTAGTACTAGTAGTACTACACTATATATATCCTCACATGATAATCAATAAGTGATATGGAGCTGAATATGATAGAATGAAGAAGGGGTAGTAGCAATATAAGtatatatagtaatatataatattcaaAATCATACACGTATAAATTAATTAAGCATGGTGCTGAGGATCAGGTCCTCCCGGTGCCACCCTATCCACCATTACCGATCTTCTTTTCCCCGCTGCTACAAGTTTCGAAACGTCGAACCCCAACTTCCGCAACATCTGTTCACTGCGTAGGTCtgaagatgatgatgaggatctcatcatcatcatcttcatctcCAGTACCTCTACATCTCCACGGTGGTGGTGGTGATCATTATTAATAGCAATGTTATTTCTTGCTGCCTCCAACCTCATGAAAAGGAAACTCAAAATAATAACCATCTTCATAACAAACAAATAAGTTCTGCTATTTGCCATTATTgtatatattgttatatatatatgttgtttgAGTGATGGAGATGGAGAAAATGTATGGCTATTGATGATAGTGATATATCTCTCTATGCTTTGTGTAAGAATTCTCCTAATAAGTTTCCAGATACATATTCAGGTGTACGTGGTCTAATTTGTGCttgtacatattatatatatagtgtgcCAAGTTTACTTTGTAATATGTATTGTGCATCATTTTTGGCTAAtgaaaaagaatatatatttttatatatataggacaAATATTCTTTGCTTTAGGTGATTTTGTTGAATAGTTGACTATACCATGTACTAATTAAAAGCTTCCataattatgttttgttgtttAAGTAATaaagtattaattaatttaattgtgtgtgtaatttattttgtgcatcaaatttattttcttttctttgtggTTTTCagcttaaataaaatatataatcatgaaaattAATACAATTCGTAGTCCATGTGCATAAAGTTGCAATTGCATTtcataaactatatatgtatataaatatagatagaGACATGCAGACATGTGTGCGTGACTCATGATCAGATCATCAACATGGATTCCTAGTTTtgcttcttttgtttttttaactttttcttgcagtcatatatatataaatatatatttataattatggaatctaaaaaaaatgtatgcaaattattttaaagatgAAGAACATGAAATATCTTATCCTCTCTAAAAATTTAGTGGACCAGTGCTAGTCATTTGATCAACCTCTTCTTCTCTAAAAGTAGTTACCACTTACCTGTCTTGCTCGATTTTCACCACAACACACAAAAATATAAGATTTTGGGTAAATATTTACATTgtaaaattttacatttttactctcctgactttttttttttttgatattgtaaacaccaaaaataaaaaattgagacCTCCAATTACACACGAACAGAACCACTACAACAACATCAGAATAACTGAAAAATAACCATTAATTTTGACGAGATAAAGTAGAAACATTAAAACCATTAACTCTAggattgtcatattttttttaatgttgtttttaagttgttccactgttgtttcGTATGTTTAACAAATATTGGTTTTAAATTACACATGTTAAACCAACCACTGAATATTTGTTTGAGGTAACCTGAATGAAAGAATCATGGACAATAGACCTCAAAGAGAGAACATGCACGTGCAGCAGGTTACTACACAAGCTCTTCTCAAATTACTACACTAAGAAAAATTGGCTAGCAGGTTATGAAGGAACAGTGTGCCCAATAAGACAGCAAAGTGAGTGAGATGTAGCACAAAATGTGAAAGATATGTAATAGTCTTCCCTCCCATTGAAAGGGTGAAACTAGAAGACAAAAAAAGAGGATGGAAGCCGACTGAGTAAAGAAGCAACATAACAAATGCAGCAAATATGGGGAGCTGAAGCACAACACACTATAAAAAATCTTTTATAGGTCATAACTAATATGTGACTAAAGGAGATACCCAATTTACTTTTAGGAaaagtgggagattgttagggTTTATGTCTTAAAAAGCCTGTAAAgatatttctttttataaatataagttgaatattttcatatatacttaaatgttaaattattaatatttaatattgaataatttatacataaatattagAACATTTCTCATTCATACATGAAGCTGTGACTTGTATTGTACGAAGAATTAAGATCACTTAGCACTGAATAAAATAGTTAACAACATATTAAAGTTATGGAATCCTTAATCAATAATTGCTGGTACGGTTCACCGATGCCCATTATTCAGTGTAAGAAATCTTAATTCAGATTGCTGATGTAGTATGAAATCTAAGTGAAGgtgttgtatataatatatattatatatgacaaGGACCAATATGTAATTAAGTTATCTTTATCAAACACGTCGTTTACTATAAAGACCTAATTCATACCATAATGATGATCAATAGTATATGGGCCTGAATCTTGAGTAATCATGAACTTGTTCATGTTAATAATTTCATTGATTTACCCGTTAAAGTTTCTCAAAGAAGATGACTCTTACAACTTCTGTTTTGGAAATCTAATAATATGGATGACTGGAAATATGATCTTGACTTTCCTAACGAATTGAATATTATTTCTCTTTAAGTGTTAATTCTAGAACTGAAAAAGTTGTGCACAAATTTAGATTGGatctaaataatatttatattagtaaATTAACGATACTAAAGAATAAAGAAGTAATTAGAACGGTAACACTGTAATTTGACTAAAACTAATTACAAAACAATACAAGGAGGACCAATTACTGGAATTGATATATCAATGGACACTGTAGAAAAACTCAGTATAtgtaattctataattactaaaaatttaattccatatttatagtaGAGTAATCATGACATTAATAAACATGATTATTTGGTTCAtaagattcaataaataatctagtATATTGAACCTTATAATTATAGGTTTATGGTCCTCGGGTCGCCACTTTGAAATATTATCAAGTGTAGTGATAAAAGTTGTATATGAAAGTTcgaaaaaatctattttgatttgttaaaatagtaattatttattttgtaataatgattattttttaaatttattaattaaataaattggaaaaaatacaaattttttttggaCAAAAGACACCACTAATGTCTCTTTAAGACATAGGTAGCGCCACTATCACTGTCCTAACACAGTGATAGACGCCTATAAGATAGGGTTGTGTCCACTAGATTTATTTTGGGTTAATTAGTTaattcaaaagataaatatttatttaaatttttatttgaaatattttaattatttgagatattttttcaatGTAGTTGAGAGATTCCCTCAAGTGGTCGAGAGATTCCATCAATCGATTATAtgaaataaatatctaatagaatttgattataatatttattcaaataattaaatataatttaataaataatttgaatttaaatcaataattaaataaaacttttattaatttttattttaatataccgtataaactaaaaataaatgtataattttttggAAAGCCTAAAAAAGATTAATCTAATTAATCTTTTCTCTCCATCATCACTATAGATTAATTCTAGCTCATGTGTTGAGAATTCAACAAGAactttatatacactttattcTACTAGCCCACACTAGTCCTTGTGTGTGGTGGAAGATCTAGAAAATTACACTGTGAGTATTTGGAGATTAACTAAGGATACAACACACAAAAAGACTCAAGGATACCCTGATAGGCTTCGAGAGGTAATTATCTTTTCGTTTATTTATTtcagatatatatatacatatagtgaTCATAAGGATGCGGTACGATGATAAAGACActataaaaaatcttacttttagtcacaataaaacttgtgactaattataaatcattattcttatgttgtgactaaaaggtccgtggctaaaagtattagtcgcaaaaattacaattttttgtgactaaatatattttttgtcaCAATACCTGTtgtaactaaaactgttgtaaCTAAAACTAAGTTAGTGataacttgtatctaaatactatgtttagttacaagtaatattttgttgtgactaaaagtcatatttagtcacaaaaaaaatatgttatgactaaaaaattatcaccaAAGGTAACATTTTTTTTAGTGAAATACTTTTTTTATTCTTCTGTACTTGATTTTGTACTACAAACCAATATTAATATcatgcaattttcttaaataatttttattaattaaaagggTCCACATTTAAGTTTTTGCTTAGGGTTCCACAATTATTAAGGGCGACCCTTAAACTATATGCACTGTAAATTAGGCTAAGCTAGATTTATTTGtaataaatattacaaatgGAATactttttaatgggtattacttattgatagttactaaataaatttaactataaatattaattttaaaaatattaaattattagattttGATCTAATGtcgaataataaaagagaaattttaatATCTATACTTAGtttagctacttaattaaaaaaaaaagtcaaaaaatatctctttttacactctatcaaaaatatgtttagatacaaaatatttaagtcaaactcaaccttttctttatcttttttttttgccaaaaaaatttttttcttaattttttttcacccGATGGAACAACCCCAacccatataatgtaaaaatagaGATTAAactaattagatagaaaaattaaacttaaaccctaaaatttacCCATCTATGAGTAATACCATTAAGAGTGTACCCTATTACAAATATATGTAGATACATATAGATTATTATGATATTAAAGTGCGTGGGTTGCATTTCATTGAGTTGCttccttttatatatatagtaagttGAAGTTACGTGCAATTGTACACacgtataattagtttttttaattaaatttaattaagtgatgtTAATTGTAATATTTGTATGTTTAATTATGTGATTATATATACGCAttttaaatgtacaataaaagaatgaattttattattatacttattttttatatgtattttatattgATCTCATTATATATAaggattatattaaaaaatattttgagaaaatttgaatttgattagagaattaattaatttcaaaatacattttatatattatgtctaaacatatattttaaaaaaataataatagtgatAGACACATTTTAAATTTGTAGTTAGGAGAGTGTGATTATAATAGTGTACAAATTATTAGAAgtttatatatatcattaattatttttaaaacaaaaaattgttgtgaaattaaagtttaaatatatattttatatatagatgTGATTATATATCGacgtaattttttatttttaaatatatataataaaatttattatttttatattaaatatctacataatttttatttttaaatatatataataatattataaaattaataaaaaaatattctcttaagtaagagcatctccaatgagCACATTAAATTTGGTGTCACACTATTATCAAATTTGATGTTAAAAACTATCTTCACTCTAACcacaacaccaaaaattacactaaaaaaatattcctcattattatattaatttttttataaaataaaaaattaatattatattaattaactaaaactACCACAATTAACTAAATTACACCtttctaaataaaatagtcatacATGCAACAGATagtttgaactttattttcagcgtgttaaatttttttttttttttttgaattttttaaaattttaaaagatgtcttaaataactataatatacacaACCATGAACAAATATAGACTAAAAAAATCTCTCAAATGCCGAAACACGCAAGAGTTCATTAGTGcaccaattttaaaaaaatacattgtaatttcataaatacaattaataatataaatttatattaattaaatataatatataaaaaaaaaaaaaacaggatGCCGTGTGTTACAGTGCACGACATGTATACCGTAGACTGTAATTTCCACTCTAAATTCGACATATATATAGCCTCCTTAGATAAGAATTCATCACCAAACAAAGGATTTGCGGTGTCCTTGGTGATGCTCttaggtatttttttttcttctttttaacaAATGTGTGAAACTATGTTGTTAGCATCAAATTGAGTAAGATATATATCAAATACTTAAAATTCTACCGTTTAATTTTGTGATAGTATGttcagaaaaagaaaatgaaaaagataAAACATTTTGTTACGTATAAGCATATATACAAGAGCTAGCTCGCTCCTTCTCATTCtctttctatatataaatatttatataacacACTTGAATACAACACAatgtataatcataattataagtAATATGAGCAAtgaattcaaattaattaacaTGATATGATAATGGGAATCCTATGCAAAACCCTAATTGGTGGAGTCTGTTTTTGGGCAGTTGTCCAACGATATTTGTCCTCTTTGATATAGCAGAGCAGAGCAGTTACAAAATGGATATAGTCAATTGACATATCTTGGATCTGGCTCAAATATGGTACCAAATTTgatttcattaaataaaaagaatatatatgtatataatattctttaAATTAAAGGACTCTTCATGTCAAATTATTCTTTATCTTTTTGGCGTCTTGCAATAGGGATCATTATTTAGCTTGTTATAATCGACAAAGTTACAAACCGACAGGCTTTATATAAATTTGAATGGCTATACTAAATGATGTacgtataaaattatatgtgaaatacATGAAGTGAACCCAAGCTAGCTCCCACTTTTGGCAATTAAAGGTTTAGACATTATCCTTTGGAAAGTCTAATGGGccacaaaaatatataatatatgttcaTACTaggttgtttatttattttattttctttaaaatatatgtatgtatattaaAAGTATCAAATCCCATGTATATAGTATTAGTAATATTAAACATTGGAAAATAATATAATGTTTGTGAGGTTGATCATGCAAGGTCGGTTGTAGTATAAAGTTAATTTATATcccttttaatttatatatggaGAAAAGGAGAGAAGGAGAAACTATAGCATGTGCTATTGCatgtgagtgtttatatatggAAACTCTAGCTTGAATATTATACATACATAGCTAGAGTTaggattatatatttaaattaatcatagCTATATCGTATCGATCTACTCACTATACCATAACAAAGAAAAATCCAAACTAGATATAAAATTATTTGGAGATTTGAAGATCTAGAATATATACTATCCCATGAAACGATAATATCACATCAATAAGATTGACTTAAAAAAATGCTTATAATACATTTCATTGGAATTTCTTTCATGAAATGCTTTTAGCATTTGAATTCCCAACTGTAAAATcttaaaatgagaaatagatTATCAACACTAATTAACATAATCACGTATTAATATGgagttatattattatataatcaattatgtGTAACTAAGGAATGCATCCGTGCTTTGCACTAGTTTTAATAATGTAATGACTATCATACTTAGACATGAAATTAGTAAGACACTTAATactaattaattgtattatgtagttatatgtgtattttttgttttatagacccatttttatgaaataggtgttatgattattatttctCGATTCTAAAAATTTATTGAATTTCATGTGTGATATGCATGTTATGTATAAAATTTCATAATGTCACATTTTTATACCAGGTAACAGTGGAAATGGGTCGGACGATAATTTAAGTCACATGGATACGAGTTTGTATCAAGTATATTGCGGCAAAATATTATTAGACATTTTATAATATCGAGGTTTAGCGGAGTAATGGAGTTGGACTATGTTATCCTAGGGTTGCGAGGCTACTTAGCGAGCAAgtggggcattttagtctttttctcTAAGGATTagtcacctttttttttttgagagattgGTGACTGTGACTCACCTTTTATAGGTGACCAGAAACTTaaagcaaaataaaagaaaaacaaaagcaaAACTAAGTCAAAGTTTAAGAAAAGTCAAATTTCATATTACCTTCTATTCTTCTCCTTGATGCCTTCTAAAACTAGAAAGAACAAGAAAATTTCCACCACTTTCAAGCTCCTTATTAATTGGAATTGATTAAATATTTCAGCTCCTAGCTCCTCCAAGCATCTAAGGTAAATTCTAGCACAAAACTTATTggtttttttaggtttttgtTGGTTTTCAATAGGTCTTTTTAGTAGGACTtgctgaggaattctaggaaggTTAAGAAAGGCTTTCTAGGGTTGTTAGGGACCGATTAGGACTAATTTGAAAGGAATCGGTTGGTTGTAATAAAAGTTATGCAAGTTTGAGTTCAAACTTGGCTCATGTTTGGTATTTTGATTTTGTTGACTTCGCTTCTAGCCAACGATAGTGCGTCTATATTAAAGCAATTAGATAAAATAAACAATGGAAAGCAAAGACTATAAATAATGAAAACACAAAATATtttagaggttcagccccgtgactgtggtaatagcctactcccctttagGTTATATTGACTTGTGAGACAAAGAACAAAGTATTCTCTATCTAAAGCTCTTACAATGGATCTTTGAGTAACTCTCTCTTAGATCACTATTTCTCTCTTGAGTGTTTTCTCTTTGATTCAATTTGTCCCCTCAAATAGTGAGGCAAGACCATTATTTATAGGGCCTCATTACATTGAAGTAGTTTCCCTTAATCTATAATAC includes:
- the LOC115700214 gene encoding CLAVATA3/ESR (CLE)-related protein 7-like; its protein translation is MANSRTYLFVMKMVIILSFLFMRLEAARNNIAINNDHHHHRGDVEVLEMKMMMMRSSSSSSDLRSEQMLRKLGFDVSKLVAAGKRRSVMVDRVAPGGPDPQHHA